One part of the Bdellovibrio sp. KM01 genome encodes these proteins:
- a CDS encoding Crp/Fnr family transcriptional regulator, with translation MQLKELLDKAQTLRRFKAGQVIFEAGGEPQGLYKVHEGLIKLDSTSASGAAHTLRLIGPEGLVGYRALFAGENYYATAIAVEESVLSFVSKNEILVLFRDHPEAAMQFLEFLSRDLRLAESKWTGQMDKDAAARIADALLFLQQNFPQQNWTRKEIAQWAGTTPETVIRTLATFEKEGIIDQSSGRTIQIKNRELLLSKSAEE, from the coding sequence ATGCAACTTAAGGAACTTCTCGATAAAGCCCAGACCCTACGACGCTTCAAAGCAGGCCAAGTCATATTCGAAGCCGGCGGCGAACCTCAGGGACTCTACAAAGTTCACGAAGGTTTGATCAAACTCGATTCAACCTCAGCCAGTGGTGCCGCTCACACATTAAGACTGATCGGCCCCGAAGGCTTGGTCGGCTACCGCGCTTTATTCGCGGGAGAAAACTATTACGCCACCGCGATTGCCGTCGAAGAATCCGTCCTTTCTTTCGTCTCAAAAAACGAAATCTTAGTCCTTTTCCGCGATCACCCCGAAGCCGCCATGCAATTCTTGGAATTCCTATCGCGCGACCTGCGTTTAGCAGAATCCAAATGGACCGGCCAAATGGACAAAGACGCCGCTGCCAGAATCGCGGACGCCTTGTTGTTCCTCCAACAAAACTTCCCTCAACAAAACTGGACACGAAAAGAAATTGCCCAATGGGCCGGAACAACGCCAGAGACAGTCATTAGAACCCTAGCCACTTTCGAAAAAGAAGGCATCATTGACCAATCCTCTGGCAGAACAATCCAAATAAAAAACCGCGAACTTCTTCTCTCCAAGTCCGCCGAAGAATAA
- a CDS encoding OmpA family protein, giving the protein MLSRFNKVILASTFAAGFIGCASTPPNVVSIPTTANPTTEIARTEEMLNDARAKQMNVLSPDNFKDAEKTLNKAKEYQAKKKPTEKILEQVAYSRAWLQQGENKSDISKKSLGEITDARTGALKANAPQMYPKEWKKLESKLQNITKDVENGSLTAADKKGADLVASYRTIERDSVAKQYLGRAKMTIDEAEKDKAAEKAPKSLALAQAKYNQSLNFIGQDPRNTAAISKIAEDANREAEHLAEVMSKVNAGNSEALVLQNERQQKMITSLNKETKAQARELTAAEKQLEAAKQQEAELARQQALADTADKLRKELRPNEAEVFTQDGKVMVRLKGLNFASGKANLTPKNKALLQKVETALNDVPTAKIEVQGHTDSTGATEANMRISEARAKTVQKQLIANGASSSQVDAVGLGEERPISNNNTAAGRAQNRRIDLVIEPKIQE; this is encoded by the coding sequence ATGCTGTCCCGATTTAACAAGGTGATTCTGGCATCGACTTTTGCTGCAGGCTTTATTGGCTGCGCAAGCACTCCGCCCAATGTGGTTTCAATTCCTACAACTGCGAATCCGACGACGGAAATTGCCCGTACGGAAGAAATGTTGAACGACGCTCGAGCAAAACAAATGAATGTTCTTTCTCCTGATAACTTCAAAGACGCGGAAAAAACATTAAACAAGGCCAAAGAATATCAGGCCAAGAAAAAACCGACTGAAAAAATTCTGGAACAAGTCGCCTACTCTCGTGCATGGTTGCAACAAGGCGAAAACAAATCTGATATCTCTAAAAAATCTTTAGGCGAAATCACCGACGCCCGTACCGGCGCACTTAAAGCCAATGCCCCTCAGATGTATCCTAAAGAATGGAAGAAACTGGAAAGCAAACTGCAAAACATCACCAAAGATGTGGAAAACGGCAGTTTGACGGCGGCGGATAAAAAAGGAGCAGACCTGGTGGCTTCTTACCGTACGATCGAACGTGATTCTGTGGCCAAGCAATACTTGGGTCGCGCTAAAATGACTATTGATGAGGCTGAAAAAGATAAAGCCGCTGAAAAAGCGCCGAAGTCTTTGGCTTTAGCTCAGGCGAAATACAACCAGTCCCTGAACTTCATTGGCCAAGATCCACGCAACACGGCTGCTATTTCGAAAATCGCCGAAGATGCAAATCGCGAAGCTGAACATTTAGCCGAAGTGATGAGCAAAGTAAATGCGGGTAACTCGGAAGCTTTGGTTTTGCAAAACGAACGACAACAAAAAATGATCACCAGCCTGAATAAAGAAACCAAAGCCCAAGCCCGCGAATTGACAGCGGCTGAAAAACAATTGGAAGCAGCGAAACAACAGGAAGCTGAACTCGCTCGACAGCAAGCTTTGGCGGACACAGCAGATAAACTTCGTAAAGAACTTCGCCCCAACGAAGCTGAAGTCTTCACCCAAGATGGTAAAGTCATGGTACGCCTTAAAGGCCTGAATTTTGCCAGCGGCAAAGCCAACCTGACTCCGAAAAACAAAGCATTGCTGCAAAAAGTGGAAACAGCTTTGAATGACGTGCCGACGGCAAAAATCGAAGTACAAGGTCATACAGACTCTACGGGTGCGACAGAAGCGAACATGAGAATCTCTGAAGCCCGTGCAAAAACAGTGCAAAAACAACTGATCGCGAATGGTGCGTCTTCCAGTCAAGTAGACGCCGTTGGCTTGGGTGAAGAGCGCCCTATCAGCAACAACAACACGGCTGCGGGACGCGCACAAAACAGACGTATTGACCTTGTGATTGAGCCTAAAATCCAGGAGTAG
- a CDS encoding transcriptional regulator, whose translation MTHLPGHAWQDLKKELMEKWHELTENDLDSTRGNTHSIVDLLERKVGMRIEEASERFAEIASHYHLYDEPEEEEQTPKAATEERTMELSPKKPSPRPDVLPKP comes from the coding sequence ATGACACATCTACCGGGCCATGCTTGGCAGGACTTGAAAAAAGAGCTTATGGAAAAATGGCATGAGCTGACGGAGAACGATCTAGACAGTACTCGGGGAAACACTCACTCCATCGTGGATTTATTGGAAAGAAAGGTGGGTATGAGAATCGAAGAAGCCAGCGAACGATTTGCGGAAATCGCCTCACACTATCATCTTTATGATGAACCAGAGGAGGAAGAACAAACTCCGAAGGCAGCCACGGAAGAACGTACGATGGAACTTTCGCCTAAAAAGCCAAGTCCCCGTCCCGATGTACTGCCAAAACCATAA
- a CDS encoding protein-L-isoaspartate O-methyltransferase — MEQYQDLLLKKSLPLSEQVVEAYYRYPRHLFVPEYTLQEAYEDAPLLLYKKGAFVSTISQPSFVMRILDMLQLAPGHKVFELGAGSGWNTALMSYIVGPQGKVVSSEIIPEVADRARGILDQMRITNAKIFTGDGFEGYEPEAPYDRIIFTAGSSEMPHKIFAQLKEDGLMVFVKKQDKKADLLQLIKKSHGEQQILNSIPCSFVTVNRESESRLQDGTP; from the coding sequence ATGGAACAATATCAGGATTTACTTCTGAAAAAATCTCTCCCGCTGTCAGAACAAGTTGTGGAGGCTTACTACCGTTATCCACGTCACTTGTTTGTGCCGGAATACACCCTTCAGGAAGCCTACGAAGATGCACCTCTGTTGCTCTACAAAAAGGGCGCCTTTGTTTCGACCATTTCGCAACCAAGTTTCGTTATGCGAATTTTGGATATGTTGCAGCTCGCACCTGGACACAAAGTTTTTGAACTGGGCGCCGGCTCAGGTTGGAACACAGCTTTGATGTCATATATCGTGGGTCCTCAGGGAAAAGTCGTGAGCTCTGAAATCATCCCGGAAGTCGCGGATCGCGCGCGTGGGATTCTGGATCAAATGCGTATTACCAATGCCAAAATATTCACGGGCGATGGTTTTGAGGGCTATGAGCCGGAAGCTCCTTATGATCGTATCATTTTTACGGCCGGTTCTTCTGAAATGCCTCACAAGATCTTTGCGCAATTAAAAGAAGACGGCTTGATGGTGTTCGTGAAAAAACAGGACAAGAAAGCCGACCTGCTTCAGCTGATAAAAAAGTCCCATGGAGAGCAGCAGATTCTAAATTCAATTCCTTGTTCCTTTGTGACCGTAAATCGCGAGTCAGAGTCCCGCCTGCAAGACGGGACCCCTTAA
- a CDS encoding LysR family transcriptional regulator, translating into MTLTQLEYILAVGDTGSFSQAASQCHVTQPTPNMQILPILRR; encoded by the coding sequence ATGACACTCACTCAACTGGAATACATTCTGGCGGTTGGAGACACGGGAAGTTTTAGCCAAGCTGCTTCTCAGTGTCACGTTACACAACCTACACCTAACATGCAGATTCTTCCGATCCTCCGTCGCTGA
- a CDS encoding DNA starvation/stationary phase protection protein produces the protein MKYAAQKESTANSTVHTFNKASAKSTQTAAQSGTIEEMKKTLADEYFLQLKTQNFHWNVEGPLFFSLHKLFEEQYEDISEFVDRSAEILRALKSPAPGSFQAFKKLADVEECTDEKLSSTKMIDILTADHTTLAELYKARLETAEQEEETSAVTLYEDLITFHEKAAWMIRSHLS, from the coding sequence ATGAAATACGCAGCTCAAAAAGAATCAACAGCCAACTCAACCGTGCATACTTTCAATAAAGCTTCTGCGAAAAGCACTCAGACTGCAGCTCAGTCTGGCACTATTGAAGAAATGAAAAAAACCTTGGCTGATGAATACTTCTTGCAACTTAAAACCCAAAACTTCCACTGGAATGTGGAAGGACCGCTGTTCTTCTCTTTGCATAAATTGTTTGAAGAACAATACGAAGACATCTCGGAGTTTGTGGATCGCTCCGCAGAAATTCTGCGCGCGTTAAAATCCCCTGCTCCCGGAAGCTTTCAGGCCTTTAAAAAATTAGCAGATGTGGAAGAGTGCACTGATGAAAAACTCAGTTCGACAAAAATGATCGATATTTTAACAGCCGACCACACCACTCTTGCAGAACTCTACAAAGCCCGTCTGGAAACAGCGGAGCAAGAAGAGGAGACGAGTGCTGTGACACTGTATGAGGACTTGATCACCTTCCACGAAAAAGCAGCCTGGATGATTCGCAGTCATCTCTCCTAG
- a CDS encoding KH domain-containing protein, whose protein sequence is MTVEQQLNEARQRIGSIMATVVKEMTSCTDKVEVTFSCGEKTTIYKVDLPQEYRGKLIGAQGKNISSLRNILGAMAGNHGFRAIIELVV, encoded by the coding sequence GTGACAGTCGAACAACAATTGAATGAAGCACGTCAACGAATCGGATCAATTATGGCGACGGTGGTGAAAGAAATGACTTCGTGTACGGATAAAGTGGAAGTCACTTTTTCCTGCGGAGAAAAAACCACGATTTATAAAGTTGATCTCCCTCAGGAATACAGAGGTAAACTGATCGGCGCGCAAGGTAAGAATATCTCATCCCTTAGAAACATTCTGGGTGCCATGGCAGGAAATCACGGATTCCGTGCGATCATCGAACTTGTTGTTTAA
- a CDS encoding Spy/CpxP family protein refolding chaperone, translating into MKRFTQLAVIAAFVTPVIAQADQAELTVAMADSIVYAKADAPDSCKQVDLTAEQQTALKNAFLDFTTAKRPLRRDVKMAFRDMKRVFSSSTSTREDAIASQANVGAKVTAMGKLMGDFHLKVFFDILTPEQRDPAMRCMEDLK; encoded by the coding sequence ATGAAAAGATTTACTCAACTAGCTGTTATCGCGGCCTTCGTGACTCCAGTCATTGCTCAAGCAGATCAGGCAGAATTAACAGTGGCGATGGCTGACTCCATCGTATATGCGAAAGCCGATGCACCTGATTCTTGTAAACAAGTTGATCTAACGGCGGAACAACAAACTGCTTTGAAAAATGCTTTCCTTGATTTCACGACTGCGAAAAGACCGCTACGTCGCGACGTTAAAATGGCATTCCGTGATATGAAACGAGTGTTCTCAAGCTCGACTTCAACTCGTGAAGACGCCATTGCTTCACAAGCAAATGTAGGCGCTAAGGTAACGGCTATGGGAAAACTGATGGGTGATTTCCACCTGAAAGTATTCTTCGATATCCTAACTCCAGAACAACGTGATCCAGCGATGCGTTGTATGGAAGACTTGAAATAA
- a CDS encoding response regulator transcription factor: MATQIFLLEDDPILGKAIQMQLELEQFQVHWAKTLAAGREIFKTQTGIDLFLLDVNLPDGNGYEFCEWLRNEGINTPIMFLTARTDEESVVRGFEHGANDYIRKPFGQKEILARIKNQLNDRKPTLDLLRFAGLTLIKNQQVLKTETSMVTLNRREFEILRVFFENPETIISREKLISSLSSGEELFDRTVDSHISHVRSKLTKNGVTTVKINSVYGQGYRLEKSS, encoded by the coding sequence ATGGCGACACAAATATTCCTCCTCGAAGACGATCCGATTTTAGGCAAAGCAATCCAGATGCAACTGGAGTTGGAACAATTCCAAGTTCATTGGGCTAAAACTTTGGCCGCCGGGCGGGAAATATTTAAAACACAAACCGGGATCGATTTATTTTTGCTGGACGTGAATCTTCCTGACGGAAATGGTTACGAATTCTGCGAATGGCTGCGCAACGAGGGCATCAACACTCCCATCATGTTTCTGACGGCCCGTACGGACGAGGAAAGTGTGGTGCGAGGATTCGAACATGGCGCCAACGATTACATTCGTAAACCCTTTGGACAAAAAGAAATTTTGGCCCGTATCAAAAACCAATTGAATGATCGTAAACCGACCTTAGATCTTTTGCGTTTTGCCGGTTTGACGTTGATTAAAAATCAACAGGTTCTGAAAACCGAAACGTCCATGGTCACTTTGAACCGTCGTGAATTTGAAATCTTAAGAGTGTTTTTTGAAAATCCGGAAACGATCATTTCCCGTGAAAAACTCATTTCAAGTCTTTCTTCCGGGGAAGAGCTGTTTGATAGAACAGTCGATTCGCATATCAGTCACGTCCGTTCAAAACTTACTAAAAATGGTGTTACCACAGTCAAAATTAACTCCGTCTATGGTCAGGGTTACCGACTGGAGAAATCGTCATGA
- a CDS encoding HAMP domain-containing sensor histidine kinase encodes MIVRSLFRRNYFIFVSIIIVFIFMAFGSAWLVSYLDRPAQVRYVKPPNYLFRNLYEQLDSDPIVAFQKFQASNTSDNFLRFELIDSAGKSLIDGEPVLPRALSDAEVSSLAQDKAVRFGEMEFGPPKIEVSKTKFAGVYFVHRFNPPQFGGGPGMPPPPGGAMCGPRPCGGPGGPPGQMGPPPGGPGGPGGPGGPGRSFVDRRNPLFITVGFLIIFTLVSVGIALVYQFSRYRERAQEAFNVLGELRHGNLAARLPAKKFEELAPLVNAFNQMAGDIESMVESLRKADQARRQLLQDLAHDLRTPLASLQTFLETLQVGETRLSPEKRQEIVSLCFSEVEYFGKLVEDLLFLAQITEPKYSAGTEEINLLERVQDQVTVFKNRYPNLTFNIDCTIDASKAQFMGSSKLIDRLLRNAFENSSSFAKSKIQVSISNGGPKLQLSISDDGPGFSDTSLKEFGHKKASRSLTDGSSGKRISVGIGSVIMREILQLHGGELKAENIITDSSNHSVLGGRVSFWFPKA; translated from the coding sequence ATGATCGTACGTTCTTTATTTCGTCGAAACTATTTTATCTTTGTTTCGATCATCATCGTTTTTATCTTCATGGCGTTTGGCTCGGCCTGGTTGGTTTCCTATTTGGACCGTCCGGCCCAGGTTCGCTATGTGAAACCACCGAACTATCTGTTTAGAAATTTGTATGAACAACTCGATAGCGATCCGATTGTGGCTTTCCAAAAATTCCAGGCCAGCAACACGTCTGATAACTTTCTTCGCTTTGAATTGATCGACTCTGCCGGCAAAAGCTTGATTGACGGAGAACCTGTTTTACCGCGCGCATTGAGTGACGCGGAAGTAAGCTCTTTGGCCCAAGACAAGGCCGTTCGCTTTGGCGAAATGGAATTTGGCCCACCAAAAATTGAAGTTTCAAAAACCAAATTTGCTGGAGTGTATTTCGTCCACAGATTCAATCCCCCACAATTTGGTGGTGGACCTGGTATGCCTCCTCCGCCGGGCGGAGCCATGTGTGGACCGCGCCCTTGTGGCGGCCCCGGAGGTCCTCCGGGTCAAATGGGTCCTCCCCCTGGAGGCCCTGGAGGCCCTGGTGGTCCTGGTGGTCCCGGCCGTTCATTCGTTGATCGTCGCAATCCACTTTTTATCACAGTTGGCTTTTTGATTATCTTTACATTGGTGTCCGTGGGTATCGCCTTGGTTTATCAATTTTCGCGCTATCGTGAACGTGCGCAAGAAGCCTTCAATGTTTTAGGTGAACTTCGTCATGGTAATTTAGCAGCGCGTTTGCCTGCGAAAAAATTCGAAGAGCTGGCGCCATTGGTCAATGCCTTTAATCAGATGGCGGGCGATATTGAGAGCATGGTTGAAAGTTTGCGTAAAGCCGACCAAGCTCGTCGTCAGCTCTTGCAGGACCTTGCACATGACCTACGCACTCCCCTGGCTTCTTTGCAAACCTTCTTAGAGACCTTGCAGGTTGGGGAAACTCGTTTGTCGCCGGAAAAGCGCCAAGAAATCGTATCACTTTGTTTTTCTGAAGTGGAATACTTTGGGAAATTAGTTGAGGACCTTTTGTTCTTGGCACAGATCACCGAGCCCAAATATTCAGCTGGCACTGAGGAGATCAATCTGTTAGAGCGCGTGCAGGATCAGGTCACGGTGTTTAAGAACCGCTATCCTAATTTGACGTTTAATATCGACTGCACGATTGATGCTTCCAAGGCGCAGTTCATGGGTTCCTCGAAATTGATTGATCGCTTGCTTAGAAATGCCTTTGAAAACTCATCGTCCTTTGCAAAGTCCAAGATTCAAGTCAGTATTTCTAACGGTGGACCGAAGTTACAACTTTCCATCAGTGATGACGGCCCGGGTTTTAGCGATACTTCGTTAAAAGAATTCGGTCATAAAAAAGCGAGTCGCAGCCTGACAGATGGTTCGTCTGGCAAACGTATCTCCGTTGGGATCGGCTCTGTGATTATGAGAGAAATCCTCCAGCTTCATGGAGGCGAACTTAAAGCCGAGAACATTATCACTGACAGTTCTAACCACTCGGTTCTTGGTGGACGTGTCTCATTTTGGTTCCCCAAAGCCTAG
- a CDS encoding HNH endonuclease — protein sequence MDLTLLPSTELLNRVEKLARTERKITHLILWHIVEIESRRLFLDLGYTSLFKYMTAHLHYSEDAAYRRIQAARLLKKVPQVDKAIESGSLNLTQLQNVQKCLNVEFESGRKISAQQTANLLEQIQNKSSVETQKILAVEFDQPIQIHESLKAQRDDSTRMQIIMTEDQMKDLQHAKDLLSHVLPNPSWADLISYLAKAEIKKRLGKDKAEFLNSSEKNQDEKAVPVSEKVVPVRNEKVSLNNGKCLNEIGKFADNEMVGADRGTENRMSQRKYLNVTSRRVLLVKANHCCEFVHKNGERCQSRYQLQVDHKVPLALGGSNDMENFRVLCRTHNLSEARRMGISSH from the coding sequence ATGGACTTAACTTTATTGCCAAGTACTGAATTATTGAACCGTGTTGAAAAGCTAGCGCGCACGGAGCGAAAAATTACTCATTTGATTTTGTGGCATATTGTGGAAATTGAATCTCGTCGTCTGTTCTTGGATTTGGGATATACATCTTTATTTAAATACATGACTGCTCATTTACATTATTCAGAAGATGCAGCTTACCGCCGCATTCAAGCTGCAAGATTGCTAAAAAAAGTCCCGCAAGTCGATAAGGCGATCGAAAGCGGTTCATTGAATCTGACTCAGCTCCAAAATGTGCAGAAATGTTTAAATGTCGAATTCGAAAGTGGCAGGAAGATTTCTGCTCAGCAGACTGCAAACTTACTAGAGCAAATTCAGAATAAATCTAGTGTTGAGACACAAAAGATTTTAGCCGTGGAATTCGATCAGCCGATTCAAATACATGAATCTTTAAAGGCGCAACGTGATGATTCAACACGAATGCAGATTATAATGACGGAAGATCAGATGAAGGACCTTCAGCACGCGAAAGATCTACTGTCACATGTTCTTCCAAATCCATCATGGGCAGATTTGATTTCGTACCTCGCGAAAGCTGAAATCAAGAAGCGCCTGGGAAAGGATAAGGCAGAATTTTTGAATAGTTCTGAAAAGAACCAAGATGAGAAAGCCGTTCCAGTAAGTGAAAAGGTCGTTCCGGTGCGTAACGAAAAAGTGAGCTTGAACAACGGTAAGTGCCTCAATGAAATCGGTAAATTTGCAGATAATGAAATGGTAGGTGCCGATAGAGGGACTGAGAATCGAATGAGCCAGCGTAAATATCTGAATGTGACATCGCGGAGAGTGCTCTTGGTAAAAGCTAACCACTGTTGCGAATTTGTCCATAAAAACGGTGAGCGCTGTCAAAGCAGGTATCAACTGCAAGTAGATCACAAAGTTCCTCTTGCTTTGGGAGGTAGCAATGACATGGAGAACTTTCGAGTTTTATGTCGCACGCACAATCTTTCGGAAGCTCGTCGAATGGGAATTTCTAGCCATTGA